TCTCATTCCAGCGAGGCTGATTGTTGAACTGCTCGACGAGGTAGCTCTCCAGCGATCGCAAGGCAAACAGGGCCTGATCGGCCGAGCGGCGGTAGAGGATGACGTCGCGCCAATAGCGGCCCCAGTTGCGGCCGAACCGCTCGTCAGCCAGGAGCCGCGTGATCGCCGCGGGTCTTTTCGTGGGCGACGAGTCGAGGCAGAAGGCCGTAACCTCGCCCGGCAGGGGTGGTTCGCCGACAAGGTCGAGATAGACGCGCCTCAAAAAATCCTGGTCGGTCGTCAGCGGTGCCGGCGAATCACCAGCGGGCAAGTCGGCAAAGACTTCCTCGGTCAGCAGTCGGTCGATTTCCGAAGCTGCCGCCGGGGCTGATGCCGACGGTTCATCGGCCGATGCCGGATTCGACGTAAACGCCGCCCACATAAGGCATTGGGCTGCGACCGCTGTCCGCAAGGCTTTGGCAATCATGCGACTTGGACCTTGGAAACGAGTGCAAGTTGTTTGGACATCAGATCAAACCCGGCTGCGGCGGAAAAGTTTCGGTAGCCCGCTTGCTCCGCAGGCGGAACGCGGCCGAGAATGAGACGTTTTGCCGCGAGGAAACGCGGTGGCTGGGGCAGAGCTTGGCCGGATAGCGGCTGGCGCCGTTCAATTGCGTGGCGGCCAAGCGATGCCCCGGTGGTGCTGCTACCGGGGCATCGCTTGGCCGCAGGGCGTCTTGGCAAGTCCAGCCCCGCCCGACCAAGCTCTGCCCCAGCCACCGCCCATGTCTGATTCTCGGCCGCGTGACGTATTAATCACCCTCGGGCTCGAAAAACATCACGTGTTGCCAAGGGAGCTTTTCATACTCGTCGACCAGGCGAAAACCGTTAGGCGGAATTTCCTTCATGATCTGCTCCCTGCTCATCTTATGCTCCAGCTTGATCGGCACGCTCGGATCCTCGAGCCGGAACTCGACCAGCGCCAGCCGGCCGCGCGGCTTCAGCGCCTTGCGCATCGCCACAAGCATCTGTTCCGGGTGCGAGAACTCATGGTAGACGTCGACCAGCAGAATCAAATCCACCTCGCCTTCGGGCAGCTTCGGATCGACGACCGAGCTTTGGATGCGCTCGATATTGTTCAGCCCGTGCTCCTTGGCCCGCAGCTCGAGCAGGTGCAGCATCTCCGGCTGAATATCGACGGCCAGCACGCGCCCGGCCTTGCCGACGAGCTTGGCCATCTTCAACGTGTAAAAGCCGTTGCCGCAACCCATATCACAGACCGTTTCGCCCGGCTGGAGCTTGATCGCCTTGAGCAGCGTGCGGCAATGCTCTTCTTTCTCGCGCGATTCGCGAATCAGCCAATCGGCGCCGTGATAGGTCATGGTGGGCGCGATCGTGCGGCCCTTATATTCCGTCAGCGGCGGTGGGACGGCGGCGGTCTGGCCGGATGCCGGCTCGGCCGCGGTCGTAGTGCCGAAGGCGAAAGCGGCCAATGCCGCAATCACCAGCAGCGTGCCTGCGACGCGGTCGCGAACAGCATTTGAGGCAAGGTTTCGAGGCAACACTCGCATGGCAGCCAAGGCAAAAACGTGGAGAGACCGAATCGTTTCAGTATAGCCGGCGTGTGGTCAAAAAACTCTGACGATGGCGAAGCCGGTGGCAAATCAGGACTTGGCGGCGGTCGGTCGTAAAGCTTCGCCGAACCCGTTCCCATTTCACACTAACCCGAAGCGCAAGCGAGGTTTTGTCGCCTTTTTCACGTTCCTCGCTAGCGCTTCGGGTTGGTGTACGGCACCTGCGTACCGGGTTCGGCGAAGCTTTACGGTCGGTCGGCGAAGATTTCGTCGGCACGCGGAGTGCTGGCGGGCGGCGTCGGGGCGGTTTTCCGCGGTGTGCGCGCGCCGGGAGCGCAGCTTGCCGGGGGGAAGCCTTGGTGGTTGG
The window above is part of the Pirellulales bacterium genome. Proteins encoded here:
- a CDS encoding class I SAM-dependent methyltransferase — translated: MRVLPRNLASNAVRDRVAGTLLVIAALAAFAFGTTTAAEPASGQTAAVPPPLTEYKGRTIAPTMTYHGADWLIRESREKEEHCRTLLKAIKLQPGETVCDMGCGNGFYTLKMAKLVGKAGRVLAVDIQPEMLHLLELRAKEHGLNNIERIQSSVVDPKLPEGEVDLILLVDVYHEFSHPEQMLVAMRKALKPRGRLALVEFRLEDPSVPIKLEHKMSREQIMKEIPPNGFRLVDEYEKLPWQHVMFFEPEGD